GAATAGAAAATTTCGCTTTCAATACTTTGCCCATCTCTGAAACCACCCCAAGAAAAAAATTTCTCCGGTAATAAAAAAAGTGAGCATTCAAATGCTTATGTTCTTCAGGTCTGTCCTCAGGATAAGGACGTGAAGTTAAACCTTCTGAAATCAGGTAACTCATATCCACATATAAACTTTCACCACATCCTGTATCAAAATCTGCAGTAATAGTGATAGATTTTGACTTTGGTTCTAATGAGATTACTTGAATTTCTGCTGTAGGATAATTGTCATCTGGAGAAACTCTTGACCATGACGAAGAACTCTCTTCGATACTTAAGAATCTCTCTTTATCCTCAAAGATAAAAGGGAATTTTCCATTATGCTCTTCACAAATCTCTAATATCTTAGAGCGTTGAGGAAAATCATCTATATCTTCTGAAAATGTTGCTACCTTTCCATCAATTACCGCTATCCATGCCGCCTTTAATTTCCTAAACTTACTTTCAATCCACTCTTTATTATCTTTCCAAAGGTCAGATTGAAGTTTAAGTTTTTCTTTCTCATTAAGGGAAGAATACTCCTCCAATGTCAGGTTCTTGCCTACAAACCTGCTTTCTTCCTCATCTTCTTCACAAAGTCTATAAGGTATTCTTAATTCGCTACTTTCACAATATATAATATACTTCCAATGAGGTAGTTTCCCAAAGCAATAGGTTAGAATCTCTTGATCTGGAAAGTACTTTTCCTTAATTAACCTCATTAACCACCAGCTAGACATTGAATACTCCAAGATTTCCTTTCTTTTACGGTATGCTTTGGTTTTGTTGCCTTTCTCCATTTTACAAACCTCTATAGTGTGACATTTTGTAGCGATCCATTTCGTACCCTTCCAGTAGTATAGTAGAATTGGTTCGTCTTACATAAAATTGAGTTCCGTCGAGATAATACCATATCTTTCCCTTCGGCACCTGTATAAGACAAAGGTCAATATCTTCATATGTATATCTTCGCACTGTGACAATAGCCGAGGACTCTCTTCCAATATGTTCTCTGATAAGGTCAGTTAATTTACGAGAAAATGCATCCCAATCTTTAGAGCCATATTCCCGGTTAATCCCGGATACAATGCGATTCTTGACCTGTGGAAGTTTTGATAAGGGATTGTTGGACTTTTTCAAAACATCTCCATATCTTTCCTTCTCAAGGACACCTACAAGAATCATTCCTCCATTTGCATTCAAAAATCCTACAATAGACTTTAAAACTCCATTTATTGCAATCTCATTACTAAGTTCACCTTTGTAATTTTTATCCCGGCACCAGCGATCTATATCAAAACATAAAGAGCCCTTAGCCTCAAACTCTCCGTTTTCTTCTTTGTTAAGGTAGTCTGTAATTTCAAATTTTTTCCTAACCACCAAAGATAAAGACGATATGCCTTCCTTTTCTATGTAATAAGGAGAAGTAACATTAGTAACAAAATAGGTATAGGCTCTAATATAAAATTCCTCTACCCCAGTTTGGCTAATCTCCTGAATGAAATCGTTTAACTTAAGATATTCTGAAAAGGAAATTTTTCCCTTTACCAGGAGCCATGCAAATCCACTTCCCACATATATGGATGGTTCGGTAATCTCCCGGATGTTTTTTAAAAGGATTTTTAGTTTATCTATAATCCTCTGTGTAGTTGCAAATGTAGGCCACTCCCCAACCATAGGAGGTGGAATTACTACGAAAAACTTAATCCCCTCATCAGAAGACTTTTTGTCAAGTATCCTAAGGATATTTTGTTTTTCCAGTCCTTTCATGGTTACCTTTGGAAGTTTCCCCTTATCCAATTCTTCGATAATATCCTCTGACAAATTATCAATATCTTCAGGGGAAGGAGAATAATCACTTTGTTTTTTTTCAAAAGACCACCATTTCCAATGGATAGGATTTTCCTTTACCACAAATGGAATTGCTTTGGTGCAATATAAATATTTTAATTCATTTTCCAATTCTCTTGGAAAATTTAAAGGGGATATTTTTTGAGGGAGCCATATTCGCAAAAGTACATCATAGATGCCATAAATCTCATAGATACAATAAGAAGAAATCTGGTTTCCCTCTAAAAAGTCTCTGATTTTAGGAAAAATTTCGTCTCTTTTATACACAGGCAAAAACCCAAGCAGGATATATAGAAGATTTTCATTAAATTTTTTATGGATATCATAATGCCACAAATGCATAGGTTCTATTTTCCCCATATTTCCTCCTTATATTAGGGAAGACAAGATAGTAAAGAGATTATAATCTGGTTCACTCTTTATTCTATCTTCTTGAACGACTCTGAGAACCTCCTCTACGGTTGTTACTTCTCTTTCCACCTTTTGAAAACCATCTTCTTGCATAGTTTTCATTCCTAATTTAATAGCAAGTTCTTTTATTTAAGAAGGAGAATGTTAAAATGACAAATCCAACTACTATTGTTCCAACGATAGAGTTCAGCGGCGGCGGAGAGAATTGCTACTAAACTTTATAACGGAACTTCCCCCAGAAAACAAACAAAAATTCGAGCTAACCTATTGTTAATTAAGGAGATATGTTGAAAGTGATTTTGAGACTTTCGTGGCTACAATTGAACAGACAGGTTTATTTCTCATCCTTCATAAAAAATATTATCCCATAAATTGTAAGAATTGTCAAGTATTTTTTTAAAATATTAAAAATATTCGTAGGCACACTTTTAAAATATATTTTGGTCGTATCCTCTTGATACTCATAAACTTAAATCCGCTTTTTAGATGATTTTTAGGGGGAAGTTCTGCTTTATTGTAGTTTTTTCCTGATTTTTTACATCTCGCTCTATCGAGAAATTATTACCGTCATTATTATCGTTTGAGATTAATGTCAAAATATCCTTGAAAGATATTATATATGCTTTGTCAAAGAATACCTGTAGATAGAAATGTTTGACATTGTATTGCTGTATCCATCTGTTAACGAGAGCAATATCCTCCATTTTCGGTGTAATGCTTAAGTAATCCTGTTTATGTAATATCTTTATATTTTCTTTTATGTCCTTCAATAATGTTGTTAAATCTCTTAATTCTTTTGTTAATGACCAGGATGGACACCTACAGTCTAATTCTCTAAAAGTGTCATCCGTAGCATTTGATATAAGATTGTATATAATCTCGTTTTTGCGCCTTAATAGGTCACCAAGATTAGTGCCGATAATCGTATTTCTAATTTCGGTGCATTTTTGAATGACCTGCTGTTGTCTTTCTCGCATAAATGTAGCATATTTATTTGCTAAAAACGAGCTTGATCTAACCTCAAGTGCAACCACCGCTCGCCTTATGTGTTCATCATTTTCAACATCGATAGTTCTATCAGGAAAGTCATTGACTCTAAATATCAGTATATCTGGCCTTTTACCTATAGCATTGAGTTCACCCTGGTATTCTATGTAGAA
This genomic interval from bacterium contains the following:
- a CDS encoding ATP-binding protein, whose amino-acid sequence is MGKIEPMHLWHYDIHKKFNENLLYILLGFLPVYKRDEIFPKIRDFLEGNQISSYCIYEIYGIYDVLLRIWLPQKISPLNFPRELENELKYLYCTKAIPFVVKENPIHWKWWSFEKKQSDYSPSPEDIDNLSEDIIEELDKGKLPKVTMKGLEKQNILRILDKKSSDEGIKFFVVIPPPMVGEWPTFATTQRIIDKLKILLKNIREITEPSIYVGSGFAWLLVKGKISFSEYLKLNDFIQEISQTGVEEFYIRAYTYFVTNVTSPYYIEKEGISSLSLVVRKKFEITDYLNKEENGEFEAKGSLCFDIDRWCRDKNYKGELSNEIAINGVLKSIVGFLNANGGMILVGVLEKERYGDVLKKSNNPLSKLPQVKNRIVSGINREYGSKDWDAFSRKLTDLIREHIGRESSAIVTVRRYTYEDIDLCLIQVPKGKIWYYLDGTQFYVRRTNSTILLEGYEMDRYKMSHYRGL
- a CDS encoding AccI family restriction endonuclease, whose translation is MYKDDILNLIEQSPLEIDTKIQMSGGPPTMASSEFLTNKEQGNWAEKIVFKAINEYSNDYFAVEYGRSKSIAAGDDGSADFYIEYQGELNAIGKRPDILIFRVNDFPDRTIDVENDEHIRRAVVALEVRSSSFLANKYATFMRERQQQVIQKCTEIRNTIIGTNLGDLLRRKNEIIYNLISNATDDTFRELDCRCPSWSLTKELRDLTTLLKDIKENIKILHKQDYLSITPKMEDIALVNRWIQQYNVKHFYLQVFFDKAYIISFKDILTLISNDNNDGNNFSIERDVKNQEKTTIKQNFPLKII